Sequence from the Corallococcus sp. EGB genome:
CCGAACACGCCGGACCTGCCGCTGCCGGCCAGCCCCACCGCCGCGTAGATGGGGTTGGGGTGCGCCCACATGAAGCCCAGCGTGCCGCCCTTGCGGAAGCCGTGGCGCGCGTCCGGCATCACGTAGAAGTCCTGGAGGCTGCGGTTGACGAAGGGCGCCGGGTCCGTGAGCCACGGCCGCGCGTCCTTCTGCCTGGACACGCGGAAGTGCGCGCGCGAGCCGCCGAAGGAGCTGAAGAGGAGGTTCTTGCCGACGAGCCCGCTGCCGTTGGCGAGCCCGTTGGGGAAGCGGCTGGAGGTGGAGTTGAGCAACAGGCGCGCGCTCTCCACGGCGGTGGCGGAGGCGATGATGAGTTTCGCGGGCTGCTCCTGGGTGACGCCTTCCGGGTCCAGGTACACCACGCTCTTCGCGCGGCCCTGCTTGTCCACTTCAATGGAGCGCGCCATGCAGCCCGGTCGCACCTCCACGTTGCCGGTGGCGAGGGCGTTGGGGATGAGGCTCGCGAGCGTGCTGCTCTTGGCGCCCGTCTCGCAGCCGTAGCTGCCGCACAGCGCGCAGTAGGCGCACGGAGCGCGGCCCTTGTACGCCTTGCTGATGATGCCGCGCGCGGTGGGCGTCGCGTGCCAGCCCAGGGCCGCGCACACCTTGTCGATTTCGGCCGCCACCGGGTGCACGTCCAGGGGCGGCAGCGGGTAGGGGCCGCTGCGGGGCTCGGCGAAGGGGTGGGGGACGGCCTGTCCGGACACGCCCAGCTCCGCCTCCGCCTTGTCGTAGAAGGGGGCCAGCTCCTCGTAGGAGATGGGCCAGTCCGCCACGGTGGTGCCGGGCACGGCGCCCAGCGTGGAGCGCAGGCGGAAGTCCACCGGCTTGAGGCGGTAGAAGAAGCCGCTCATGTGCACGGTGCCGCCGCCCACGCAGTTGGCGGTCCACGCGGCGTTGCTGCGCTCGTAGCGGCCCTTGGCGCCCTGGCGCACCAGGTGCGGCTCCTCCCAGGGCAGCGGCATGAAGAAGTTGCGGCGGCTGTTGAGGATCTCGTCGTGGACGAAGTCCTTGGGCTGGTAGTGGCGGCCCTTCTCCAGCACCACGACCTTGAAGCCCGCGCGCCCCAACTCCAGCGCGAGCGGCGCCCCGCCCGCGCCGCTGCCCACGATGCACACGTCCACCTGGGAGAGGCTCACGGGTGGTGACCTCCGCACTCGCGCAGGCACTTGGGTCCGTCGTAGCCCTCCGGGGGCGCCATGGCGATGGTGCCCACGGTGTCGAAGCCCATCAGGCGCCAGCCCACGCGGCCCTTGTTGCCGCCGTAGGACGGGTCGCCCAGGAAGCCCTCCAGGCTGAGCGTCATCAGCAGCTCGAAGAAGTGGGCCTCGCCGCTGCCGGCCGGGCTGTCCTTGAAGAGGGTGAGCAGCTCGTCCTGTTGGGCGGGCGTGGCCTGCGCGAAGCCCTTCTGGAACATGCGCTGCGCGCGGTGCTCCAGCGCGGACAGGCCTTGCAGGAAGTCGCGGTGCATGGACTCCAGGCCCTGCGTCTCCAGGATGTGGTCGATGTAGAGCGCCACGTCCGCGTCCTGGGCGCCCGGGTCCTCGTCGCGGGGGATGAGCCGCTCGGTGGCCGCGGCGACGACGGCGTACTCGAAGGCGGAGAAGGTGCGCAGCGCCTGCCCGGTGGCGGTGGTGCCGGTGGGCTCGGCGGGCTTGGGCGCTTCCGCCTCCTTCGAACGTTTACACGCGGCGCCGCCCAGCAGCACCACGCCACCGCCGAAGAAGGTGAGCCGCTGGATGAAGGTGCGCCGGGACAGCTTCGGGGGGAGCGAACGCGCGCGAGCCATGGCGCGCGAGCCTAACCCAGGTGCCAGTGTTTCACGGCACCGGAGATGGCGCCGGGGTCGGTTGGCCGCCCACCGCGTGCGATGCGAATGCACCCCGAGGCGTGACGGACAACGCGCGCGGCTGACATAGGATGGCGCCCTCAACCAGGCCGACTGAATCAAGGAGAAGAACCGCATGAAACGGCACGCGTGGCTACTGGGGGCGGCGCTCGCGCTGGGATGTGGCGGCGGCAAGCCGGCCAACCCGGACGCGGGCTCGAAGCCGCAGGACGATGGCGGAACGACGGAGACGCCCTTCGCGCGGCTGAGGGTGGACACCGAGCCGAGCGAGCAGACGGCCATCTCCAACATCGCGATGGCGGTGGGCCCGGACGACCGCATCGGCATTGCGTACTTCGTGAAGGTGAACGACACGGACTCCGAGCTGCGCTACCGGGAGGTGAAGGATGGCCAGGTGCAGGCGACGGCGGAGACCATCGCCACCGTGCAGCGCGTGTACGGTGTGTCGCTCGCGTTCAGTCCGTCCGGGCAGCCCGCGGTGAGCTACCTGGGCGGCGGCAGTGACAAGTCCGTCTTCTGGCTCCAGAGCGACCTGGCGGTGTCCTACCGCAACACGAACGGCACCTGGACCGAGCACATCGCCGTGACGAAGGGCGACGAGGCCGTGGCGGGCAACCCGGTGAGCGACACGGGCTTCCTCGTCGGGCTCAATCCCTCCATCGTCTTCAGCGGCAATCAGGCGCTGGTCGTCTACCGCGATGGGCACAACGGACAGTTCCCGCAGCAGGACTGGGCGGGCAGCGACGTGGAACTGGCCAGCGGCGGGCCCACGGCGTGGCAGCACCGGGTGGTGGCGTCGGGTGGCGACCAGAAGGGCGCGTACGGCGGACATCTCCAGATGCTGATGGCGGACAGCCAGCCGGCGCTGGTGTTCGACCAGGCCTTCGGGGCCGCGGACGCACCGGGGCAGAACGTGTACTTCCAGCGCCGCAACACGGACGGCATCACTTGGACGCCGCCGGTGCAGGTGCAGGCGGTGGGTAACACGATGCTGGGCGCGTCGCTGGCGTATGACTCCACCGTGGGCTTCGGCATCGCGGCGGTGGACCGCTCCAACAGCCGGCTCACGCTCATCACCTGCGCCGGCACGACGGGGACGAAGTGCGCGGCGGCGGGGGACTGGTCGACGCCGGACCCCGTGTACCAGACGGGCTCTGGCGGCTGGTATCCGTCGCTGGCGTTCGATCCGAAGACGCACGACCCGTCCATCGCGTTCCACATCTGCTCGCTGGAGTCCGGGCGCAACGAGGGCAGTTGCTCGCCGTCGGACGACGCGCTCGTCATCGCCACGCGCGTGGAGGACCAGTGGCGCGAGGTGACGGTGGACACGGCGGGCGGCTGGTCGCCGAAGCTGGCGTTCCTGTCCACGGGCCAGCGGGTGGTGCTCTATCGCGTGCCGACGACGGGCGTCCTGACGCTGGCGGTGGAGCGGTGAGCCTCGCGGGACGCGCCGTGGCGGCGCTGGGGCTCTCGGGCCTGCTGTGCGGCGCGGGCGCCGTCGCGTGCCGGGGCGACAACGAGCTGTCCGGCAGCGTGTCGGAGCTGTTCCCCGTCACCGACGTGTCGCGGGTGGAGATCCGCCGCAACCCGGAGGCGCTCCAGGTGAGCTACTTCCGCAACAGCGGCCTGGACGTGGACCTGGTGGCGCGGCTCACGGTGGACACGGAAGGCGTGGACCTGAAGCCGGGCGCGAAGGTGCAGCTGGGCGGCACCACACCGTCCGGCCGCGACCGCGCGTCGGTGGTGCACGTGGCCGCGGGCGAACCGGCGCGCGTCTTCACCCAGGTGGAGCGCGGCGACCTGGTGCTGGACGAGGGCGGCAACCCGGGTGAGCTCACGCGCGGGGACTTCTCCCTGTCCTTCAAGAAGGGTGATGGCTACGGCGCCGGGCGCAGCATGGAGGGGACGTTCAAGGCCGA
This genomic interval carries:
- a CDS encoding gluconate 2-dehydrogenase subunit 3 family protein; this encodes MARARSLPPKLSRRTFIQRLTFFGGGVVLLGGAACKRSKEAEAPKPAEPTGTTATGQALRTFSAFEYAVVAAATERLIPRDEDPGAQDADVALYIDHILETQGLESMHRDFLQGLSALEHRAQRMFQKGFAQATPAQQDELLTLFKDSPAGSGEAHFFELLMTLSLEGFLGDPSYGGNKGRVGWRLMGFDTVGTIAMAPPEGYDGPKCLRECGGHHP
- a CDS encoding GMC family oxidoreductase, whose product is MSLSQVDVCIVGSGAGGAPLALELGRAGFKVVVLEKGRHYQPKDFVHDEILNSRRNFFMPLPWEEPHLVRQGAKGRYERSNAAWTANCVGGGTVHMSGFFYRLKPVDFRLRSTLGAVPGTTVADWPISYEELAPFYDKAEAELGVSGQAVPHPFAEPRSGPYPLPPLDVHPVAAEIDKVCAALGWHATPTARGIISKAYKGRAPCAYCALCGSYGCETGAKSSTLASLIPNALATGNVEVRPGCMARSIEVDKQGRAKSVVYLDPEGVTQEQPAKLIIASATAVESARLLLNSTSSRFPNGLANGSGLVGKNLLFSSFGGSRAHFRVSRQKDARPWLTDPAPFVNRSLQDFYVMPDARHGFRKGGTLGFMWAHPNPIYAAVGLAGSGRSGVFGKELKDRMRAYRDSRILEFEIYAEFLPTPGTSVTVEPGVKDKYGIPVAAITLDRHPADFAATRFLVERGEEVLMRLDPDRVERVGTQGETTILQHGTCRFGDDPAASVLDKHCRAHEVPNLYVVDGSFMPTGGSVPSTLTIAANSFRVADHLVRTLKG